In Microbacterium enclense, the DNA window GGGCGTACAGCGCCCCGCGCGTGCTCCCGCCGGTCGGAGCGGGAGGAGCGGGGGTCACCGACCCAGCCTACGGGTGCACCACCCCGCGGAAACGTCGATCGCCCTCCGTTTCCTGCCACATCGCGTGCTTTCGGCGCCGGGAACGACGAAGGCCCCGGATGCCAGGGCATCCGGGGCCTTCGAGAGGATCACGCGATCAGCGGACGACGACCGCCAGCACGTCACGCGCCGAGAGCACGAGGTACTCCTCGGCGCCGAACTTGACCTCGGTGCCGCCGTACTTGCTGTAGAGCACACGGTCGCCGACGGCGACGTCGAGGGGGACGCGGTTGCCGTTGTCGTCGATGCGGCCGGGGCCGACGGCGACGACTTCGCCCTCCTGCGGCTTCTCCTTGGCGGTGTCGGGGATGACGAGCCCACTCGCGGTGGTCTGCTCAGCCTCGACCTGCTTGATGACGATGCGGTCCTCGAGCGGCTTGATGGAAACCGACACGGTCTACCTCTTCTTTCTCGTTACAGAAGACTTGTCAGCACTCACGCGGGGAGAGTGCTAATCCGAGTGTAGAGAAGCGTTGGCACTCACGCAACGCGAGTGCCAACACATTCCCCCACCTAGGCTGAAAAGGTGGATACCCGCGAGCTGACCGCCCTGCTCACCCCGGACGGACTCCGCCTGCTCGACGAGGTGGGGCCGATCGCGTCCACCGACGACGCAGCCCGCGCCGTCTCGCGCCTGCGCGCCGCGGGACACTCCCCCGAGCTGGTATCGGCGGTCGTCGGCCAGGCTCGACTGCGCGTGCGAGGGGCGGCGAAGTTCGGGCCGTTCGCCGCGCGGATGCTCTTCACGCGCGCAGGGCTGGAGCAGGCGACCCGGCTGTCGATCGCCGCGCGGCACGCGGGCCGCTTCCGCGCGGCGGGACTGACACACGTGGCAGACCTGGGCTGCGGGATCGGTGGAGACGCGCTGGGGCTCGCCGGGCTCGGCATCCGGGTCCGTGCCGTCGACGCCGACGAGGTGACCGCCGCGATCGCCGCATACAACCTCGCTCCCTTCGGCGATACCGCGACCGTGACCCACGCGCGCGCGGAGGACGCCGACCTCGACGGGATCGACGCCGTATGGCTCGACCCCGCTCGGCGCACCGCGGGGCACTCCGAGACGCGGCAGGTGGCCTCGGGTGAATGGTCGCCCTCGCTGGAATGGGTGTTCGCGCTCCTCGTCGAGAAGTCGGGTGGGGTCAAGCTCGGCCCGGGCTTCGACCGCGAACGGATCCCCGACGACGTGGAAGCGCAGTGGATCAGTGCCGACGGATCGACGATCGAGCTCGTACTGTGGTCGGGCGCGCTCGCTCGCGAGAACGTGCGCCGCGCGGCGCTCGTGGTCCGGGGCGACGAGGCGTGGGAGCTCACGGCGCCGGCCGACAGCCCCGACGTCGAACCGCGCGAGCTCGGGGCCTTCGTGCACGAGCCCGACGGCGCCGTCATCCGCGCGCGCCTGATCGGGGAGGTCGCTCGCGCCCTCGAGGCCGGGATGCTCGCGCCCGGTATCGCGTACCTGACCTCCGACTCCCCGCTGACGAGTCCCTTCGTCTCGTCTTTCCGGGTACGCGAGATGCTCCCGGCGGACCCGAGGAAGCTCGCACAAGCCCTGCGTGCGCGGGGTGTGGGCACCCTCGAGATCAAGAAGCGCGGTGTCGACATCGATCCGGCGATCCTGCGCAAGAAGCTCGCGCTGCGCGGGGACGAGACCGCGACCCTGATCATGACGCGCGTCGGATCGAAGCGCCTCGCCCTGCTCGCCGATCGCGTCTGAGCGGGCTCACCCGACCGGCAGCTGAGAGAAGCCCCACACCAACCAGCCCGCGCTGAACAGGCCGGACACCAGCGCCAGCGACAACGCCCACGCGGCGGCTCGACGGCCGTCGTGCGGGCGGCGCAGCGACACGATCGCGAGGATCGCAGCGACCACGCTCAGGGGAAGAAGCCATCCCCAGAAGAACGACGAGGCCAGCGCGACGATCGCCAGCAGCAGCGCCCAGGGCGCGAGCGAGCGCGGAGGCTTCGGGGCCGGGGGAACATACGGCACGAGGTGATCGCCGAATGCCGCCATCTCGAGCTGTGCGGTCGCGAGGCGACCGTCTTCCGCGTCGCCGTGGGCGGACGACTGTTCGGCCACCTCGTCGAGGGCGGAAGGAACGCTCTCCCCCTCGACGGCCTTGCGCGCGCGGCGCGTCGGTGGGGATGCCTCGCTCACGCGGCGACTCCGGCACGGGGCGTCGGCGGCTCGGCATCCGGATCTTCCGCCACCTGGATCTCGGTCACCGGGAGCGTCGAGTCGGCGCCGAAGGCGAGGGTCGAGGGAGGCCGGCCCGAGGAGATGAGCTCGGCGGCCAGGGCCGCGATCATCGCGCCGTTGTCGGTGCACATGCGCAGCGGGGGGATGCGCACGGCGACGCCTGCAGCCCCGGCGCGCTCGAGGGCGACGTCGCGCAAGCGCTTGTTCGCGATCACGCCCCCGCCCAGCAGCAGGCGGGGGACGCCGTAGCGCGCGCAGGCGTCGAGGGCCTTCGTGACCAGCACGTCGACGACGGCCTCTCGGAACGAGGCGGCGACATCGGCGACCGGCACGGCCTGACCGGTGGCCTCGTGCTGCTCGACCCAGCGTGCGACGGCCGTCTTCAGACCCGAGAACGAGAAGTCGTAGCGATGGGACGCCATGTCGGACGCGCGCGAGAGGCCACGCGGGAAGCGGATGGCGGTGGGATCGCCGGTGGCCGCCGCTCGGTCGATCTCGGGACCGCCGGGATACGGCAGCTTCAGCAGGCGCGCGACCTTGTCGAACGCCTCCCCGGCCGCGTCGTCCATCGTCTCGCCGAGCAGTTCGACATCGCTGGTGAGGTCACGGACGAGGAGCAGCGAGGTGTGACCGCCGCTGACCAGCAGAGCGACGGTGGGGTACTCGAGCTCGCCCGCGTCGGCATCCAGGATGTCGGCCGCGATGTGCCCGACGAGGTGATTGACGGCGTACAGCGGCTTGTTCAGCGCCACGGCGAGGCCCTTCGCCGCGCCCACACCGACCATGAGCGCACCCGCGAGACCCGGGCCGCTCGTGACCGCGACGGCGTCGAGGTCGGCGAGTGTCACACCCGCCTCGGCGAGCGCCGCATCGATCGAGGGCTGCAGCGCCTCGAGGTGCGCACGAGCGGCGACCTCGGGCACGACACCGCCGTATCGGGCGTGCTCGTCCATGCTGGAGGCGATCGTGTTGCTCAGCAGGTGCCGGCCGCGGACGATGCCGATCCCGGTCTCGTCGCAACTGGTCTCGATGCCGAGCACGAGGGGGGCGTTCATCAGCACCAGCCCTTTCCGGTGGTTGCGGCGGTCGCAGATCCGGGCAATGACCGCGGATCCGGATCGATCGGCGTGGTCGCTCCGGATCCGATGCGCATCTCCGGATCCGCGGAAGCGGATGCCGCCGCGCCGGTGCCCGCGGAGGCCCCGGATGCCACGCCCTCGGCGCGTCGCGCCGCCCACCCTCGCAGATCGAGCTGCATCACGATCGCGTCGACGTCGTCGGGCTGGTAGTACCGCGCGCGGCGGCCGACCTCGACGAACCCCTCCGAGGCATAGAGCGCCTGCGCGACGGGATTGTCGGCGCGCACGTCCAGGAACACGTCGTGCACCTCGCGGCGCGCGGCTTCGTCGAGCAGGGCGGCGAGCAGCGCACGCCCCCGACCGCGACCCCGCGCGGTCTCGGTGATGGTGATCGTCTGGACGTCGGCATCCCGCGCCCCGCGCACCGCCCGCAATCCCGCGTACCCGATGGGTCGTCCGGCCTCCTCGGCGACCACGTACCAGCCGTGCGGGGAGAGGAGTTCTTCGCGCATCATCGCCGGGCTCCACGCATCGGTGGGGAACGAGGCGTGCTCGAGCGCCATGATGGCGTCGAGGTCGTCGAGGGTGGCCGGCCGAATCTCCATCAGCTGACCCGCTTCGGGGCGTGGGCGGCGACGACGTCGGGGCTGCGCAGATACAGCGGTTCGGCGCCGGCGAGCGTGCGCCCCGCATCGAGGGCCCGCGCCGCCACGAGGGCGATCATCGCGGCCGAGACGGACGTGGCGTCGACGCGTGCCGCGCCGAGGTCGGCGAGCCGACCCTCGAGGTCGTCGCGCGGGCTGAGCGCGGCATCCGTGATCCGCACGGGGAGTCCGTCGTCGTCGATGCCGTCGTAGACGCTGTACGCGAGCTCGCGTCGGCGTGCGTCGGTGACGACGGCGAAGCGCGCGGTGTCCGCGCGCGACAGCGCGTCGGCGAGCAGGATGCCGAGCGCGATGCCGTCGTGGCTGGGAACGGGGACGACGGGGATGCCGCGGCCCACCGCGTAAACGCGGGCGGTCGCGATCCCCACGCGCAGGCCCGTGAACGGCCCCGGTCCCATGCCGATGGCGACATGTGTCGGCGAGGGCGCTGCGGTCGTCGCGCGTCGCAGCAGATCACCGATCACCTCGGCGTGCCCGAGGGGATTGGCGCTCTGCTCATCGGCGAGCACCTCGCCGTCGCGCGTGATCGCCGCGACGGCGGTGCCGAGCGAGGTGTCGATACCGAGGATCACCGTTCCAGGGTATCCGCCGACGTCCCGGCATCCGATCGTGCTCTCCGTTCCGAAGAAGAGACGTGGATGCCACCGAGCTCGGTCTGCGCCGTATCGTCGTCCCCACGGGGGTGGGGTCCATCGTCGTGCACGCGGGTCGCGCATCGGGGAGTCCCGTCGCGACGGTGCTGCTCCATGGAGCCGCAGGGT includes these proteins:
- the groES gene encoding co-chaperone GroES yields the protein MSVSIKPLEDRIVIKQVEAEQTTASGLVIPDTAKEKPQEGEVVAVGPGRIDDNGNRVPLDVAVGDRVLYSKYGGTEVKFGAEEYLVLSARDVLAVVVR
- the tsaD gene encoding tRNA (adenosine(37)-N6)-threonylcarbamoyltransferase complex transferase subunit TsaD, which encodes MNAPLVLGIETSCDETGIGIVRGRHLLSNTIASSMDEHARYGGVVPEVAARAHLEALQPSIDAALAEAGVTLADLDAVAVTSGPGLAGALMVGVGAAKGLAVALNKPLYAVNHLVGHIAADILDADAGELEYPTVALLVSGGHTSLLLVRDLTSDVELLGETMDDAAGEAFDKVARLLKLPYPGGPEIDRAAATGDPTAIRFPRGLSRASDMASHRYDFSFSGLKTAVARWVEQHEATGQAVPVADVAASFREAVVDVLVTKALDACARYGVPRLLLGGGVIANKRLRDVALERAGAAGVAVRIPPLRMCTDNGAMIAALAAELISSGRPPSTLAFGADSTLPVTEIQVAEDPDAEPPTPRAGVAA
- the tsaB gene encoding tRNA (adenosine(37)-N6)-threonylcarbamoyltransferase complex dimerization subunit type 1 TsaB, which gives rise to MILGIDTSLGTAVAAITRDGEVLADEQSANPLGHAEVIGDLLRRATTAAPSPTHVAIGMGPGPFTGLRVGIATARVYAVGRGIPVVPVPSHDGIALGILLADALSRADTARFAVVTDARRRELAYSVYDGIDDDGLPVRITDAALSPRDDLEGRLADLGAARVDATSVSAAMIALVAARALDAGRTLAGAEPLYLRSPDVVAAHAPKRVS
- the rimI gene encoding ribosomal protein S18-alanine N-acetyltransferase is translated as MEIRPATLDDLDAIMALEHASFPTDAWSPAMMREELLSPHGWYVVAEEAGRPIGYAGLRAVRGARDADVQTITITETARGRGRGRALLAALLDEAARREVHDVFLDVRADNPVAQALYASEGFVEVGRRARYYQPDDVDAIVMQLDLRGWAARRAEGVASGASAGTGAAASASADPEMRIGSGATTPIDPDPRSLPGSATAATTGKGWC
- a CDS encoding class I SAM-dependent methyltransferase, giving the protein MDTRELTALLTPDGLRLLDEVGPIASTDDAARAVSRLRAAGHSPELVSAVVGQARLRVRGAAKFGPFAARMLFTRAGLEQATRLSIAARHAGRFRAAGLTHVADLGCGIGGDALGLAGLGIRVRAVDADEVTAAIAAYNLAPFGDTATVTHARAEDADLDGIDAVWLDPARRTAGHSETRQVASGEWSPSLEWVFALLVEKSGGVKLGPGFDRERIPDDVEAQWISADGSTIELVLWSGALARENVRRAALVVRGDEAWELTAPADSPDVEPRELGAFVHEPDGAVIRARLIGEVARALEAGMLAPGIAYLTSDSPLTSPFVSSFRVREMLPADPRKLAQALRARGVGTLEIKKRGVDIDPAILRKKLALRGDETATLIMTRVGSKRLALLADRV